The genome window GGCGTCCTTCGGCTTCTCGCGGAATTCCACGATCCGCCCCGTCGGGTCGGTGCGCACGGCGCCGAGCTCGCAGATCTCGGACTCCGTGCACGGCAGGACGCCGATCGTCAGGTCGGCGTTCGACTCCAGGTGCTCGCGGAGCATGAGCCGGTAATCCATCCGGTACATGTGATCGCCGGAGAGGATCATCACGAAGTCGCCGCGCGACTCGACGATGAAGTCGAGGTTCTGGCGGACGGCGTCCGCGGTCCCCTGATACCACGTGTCGTCGCCGGGGGTCTGCTGGGCGGCGAGGATCTGGACGAACCCCCTCGAGAAGTGATCGAAGGCGTACGTGCGCACGATGTGCCGGTGGAGCGAGACGGAGTTGAACTGCGTGAGCAGGAACATCCGCTCCATGCCGGAGTGGATGCAGTTGCCGATCGGGATGTCGATCAGCCGGTACTTGCCCGCGATCGGGACCGCGGGCTTGGAGCGCTGCGACGTGAGCGGGTCGAGCCGCTGCCCGCGCCCTCCGCCCAGGATGACCGTGATGACGTCGTGTTCCCGGCCCGTCGTCGGGACGCCGACCATGGGTACCCCTCCCGTAAGGGGGGAGTCTACAACGTCAGGCTCACCGCTTGACGATGCCGGAAGTCAATCGTTTGGCGCAGGCGGCGCAGAACCGCTCGTCCTTGAAGTCGATGTCCGCGAGCGCCCCCGTCGGCGCCATCACGCACCGCGGGTCCCGGCACTCCGGAAGCCCCTTGAGGCTTCCGATCGCCTGGAGGAGGACCTTGACCACCCGCGCGCGCTGTTTTCCGGGGTCGGCCTTCCGGCGGTAGAACGCCTCGCGCAGCCGCCGGACCGAGAAGACCGCGACGCGGTTCCGGGCGTCCATCTCCCCGAAAACCCCCTCGGTGTCGGGCTTGAAGAGGTCCACGTCGGTCACGAAGACGATCGCGTCGGGGTTGGCGGCGGGGACCATCACCTTCCCGGGCTCGGCGGGGGAGCCCCCCACGAGCTTCGCGACCCCTAGCCGGGAGAGCCCGGCCCTCAGCTCCGCCAGGAACGGCCCCGCGCGGTGCTGCCCCCGACCCACTTCCTCGGAGGTCCGCGGTACCGGGGCGGGCTGGCGCATCTCGACCGGGCGGCCGAGGACCTTCGAGACCTTGGCGACGGCCGCCTCGAGCTCGACGGGATCGAGTTTTCCGACGGGAACCACGGTCACGCGAAG of Candidatus Polarisedimenticolaceae bacterium contains these proteins:
- a CDS encoding archaemetzincin; protein product: MSELRVTVVPVGKLDPVELEAAVAKVSKVLGRPVEMRQPAPVPRTSEEVGRGQHRAGPFLAELRAGLSRLGVAKLVGGSPAEPGKVMVPAANPDAIVFVTDVDLFKPDTEGVFGEMDARNRVAVFSVRRLREAFYRRKADPGKQRARVVKVLLQAIGSLKGLPECRDPRCVMAPTGALADIDFKDERFCAACAKRLTSGIVKR